A window of the Ipomoea triloba cultivar NCNSP0323 chromosome 14, ASM357664v1 genome harbors these coding sequences:
- the LOC116005175 gene encoding probable E3 ubiquitin-protein ligase XERICO, with product MTSIKDFMLLAFSSQIFQTTIALASNKLEWLRNSISQKNPTDGESKDAAAGELAVKRFKSEMGTEGSSECSVCLCGIEEGDEIRELSCHHLFHRVCLDRWVGYGRVTCPLCRRSVAAGRMAAEHGGGLVLLKFQCLSTSQNRTSWWLR from the coding sequence ATGACTTCTATCAAAGATTTTATGTTGCTGGCTTTCTCTTCTCAAATCTTCCAAACCACAATTGCTTTAGCCTCCAACAAATTGGAATGGCTTCGGAATTCCATTTCCCAGAAAAATCCCACCGACGGCGAGTCCAAAGACGCCGCCGCCGGAGAACTCGCCGTGAAACGGTTCAAGTCGGAGATGGGAACGGAAGGGAGCTCGGAGTGCTCGGTGTGTCTGTGTGGAATTGAAGAAGGGGACGAGATAAGAGAGCTTAGTTGCCATCATCTTTTCCATCGAGTTTGCTTGGACCGGTGGGTCGGATATGGGCGTGTAACGTGTCCTCTCTGCCGGCGGTCGGTGGCAGCCGGGAGAATGGCGGCGGAGCACGGCGGAGGATTGGTGTTGCTCAAGTTTCAGTGCCTGAGCACTAGCCAGAACCGAACATCGTGGTGGTTGCGATAG